In Helicobacter sp. MIT 99-5507, the sequence TTTATCAATTGGTGGAAATTTAAAAAATCCAATCAAAACTTTTTTGCATTTTATTAAAAAGCTAAGATTAAATAGTAATATAACCTTGATTTCTACATCACCAATATATAAAAATCCTCCATTTGGCTATACAAAACAGAATGATTTTTATAATAGCACTATTATTTTATCTACAAATATGTGTTTGATAGAATTTTATAGATTTATATTTTATATAGAGAGAATCTTTGGGAGAAAGCGAAAGCGAGAGTTTAAAAATGCACCTCGCACGCTAGATATCGATATTTTATTTTTTAATGATATATTTATACGAAGTAAGAAGCTAAATATTCCGCATTTGCATTGGAATAAACGAGATAGTGTTCTTATTCCGCTTTTGTATCAAGTTAATTATAAGGGATTTTAAATGCAAGATTTGCAAATGTATACTTACACAGCCCCGAGTTATAAAGAAACCATGGAAATTGCTAAAAATAAACATGGAGAAGATGCATTAATTGTTTCATCAAAAGAAATTAGAAAAAAATCACTTTTAGAAAATGGCTTATGGGAGATAGTCGTAGTCGCCCCAAAGCAAGACAATAAAGATAAAAATGATGATACAAATGATGATACAAATGATGATTTACCAGATAATAGCGTAGAAAAGCGACTTCAAAATATTGCAAAAAAGGCAATTGAAAAAAAGAAAGAAGCAAAAGAAAGACAAAGTAGTGATATTGGAATCCAAATATCTAATGCTGTGAAAGAAATAGCAAAACTTACACCAAATACATCAAAAAGAGGAATTGAGACAAGAGAAAATATTAGCGAGAATTCCAAAAAAAGCACTAAAGATAATATTGATAAAACAAGAGAAGAAGTAGCAAAACGAAATCAAGATGAAGCAAAAGACTTAAAAAATATAAGACAAGAGCTAGATAAAATAAATGATAAAATGAAGCTTATCCAAAGTATGTTTTGGGATGATATAAGCCAGAGAGCCCAAAATACAAATAATATTCCACATGAATTTGCAGAGATATATAGAATCTGCAAAAATAGTGGAATGAAAAATGAACATTTAGAAGAGATAATGCAACTCTCGCAGAATCTTATGCCTGTAAATATGCGAGAAAATAGTGTAACAATAAAGCGATATTTTAGAGAAGTATTAAGAAAGATGATAGCTTGTCGTCCAGAAAATATTGACATGAAGCGAAAAAGAATTGTTATGCTTGTTGGACCAACAGGCGTTGGAAAGACTACTACGCTCGCAAAGCTTGCTACTCATTATTCTGTAAAACATAGATATAAAGTCGGTTTAATAACGCTTGATAGCTATAGAATCGGTGCATATGATCAACTTGCTTTTTATGCAAAAAAATTAAAATTATCTATAAATGCAGTAAATGATACAACCGAATTCACAAAATCTCTTGATGAGCTTAAATATTGTGATTATATACTTATTGATACTATAGGAAGCTCACAGCATGATAAACAAAAGTTAGATATTTTAAAAAAATATGTCAATGCAGATTATAATATAGATGTAAATTTAGTCTTGTGTGCCACTACAAAATATGAGGATTTGATGGATATCTATTATTCATTTGGGTCGTTAAATATTGATACGCTTATATTTTCAAAATTAGATGAAAGCAAAGGATTTGGGAATCTTTTCTCACTAATTTATGATACTAAAAAGCCCGTTAGCTATTTTACAATAGGGCAAGAAGTGCCAGAAGATATTTTGGCAGCAAGAAATGATTATCTAGCAGATTGTATTATAAATGGATTTTCAAAGCCATCAAGAGATGAGATACTTAGATGAAAAATCAGGCTGCAGGTTTAGATGAATTATTAAAAAAAATTCAAAATCCAAAAAAAAATACTACATTTATTGCAATTACAAGTGGCAAAGGTGGCGTAGGAAAATCTACAATTAGTGCTAATATGGCTTATATTCTTTGGAGTATGGGATATAAAGTCGGTGTATTTGATGCAGATATAGGACTTGCTAATTTAGATTTGATATTTGGTGTAAAGGCGCAATATAATATCTTAGATGTTTTAAAAGGTGATATATCATTTGAAGATATTGTGATAAATATAGAAAGCGGTTTGTGTCTAATACCTGGATATACAGGCGATGAGATATTTAAATATAATGATAATATTTTAGAGAAATTTTCAAATCAAAGTGTAATTTTAGATTCTCTTGATTATCTAATAATAGACACAGGAGCGGGAATTGGCGATAGTGTGCAGACTTTTTTATCTGCAAGTGATTATGTGATTGTTGTCACTATGCCAGACCCATCAGCCTTAACTGATGCTTACGCGTCAATAAAAGTATCATCAAGACATAAAAACAAAATATATGTAATAGTAAATCAAGTAAATAGCACAAGAGAAGCAAATAAAGTGTTTGATAGATTAAAGAGTGTTGCAGGGAGTAATATTCCAAATTTAGAATTAGAGCTACTTGGAAAAATTTCATCTAGTGATAGCATAGTGCAATCTAATAGACAAAGAAAATTATTTACAAAAGTTTTTCCTCAATCATTTGCTAGTGCAAGCCTACAAACAATAGCTATAAATCTTCTTAAAAATATGGAACAAAATGTGCTTCCATATAATGAGAGCGGGTTTAATAGATTTATTAGAAATATATTAAGTCGATTTTAATTCATTGTAGAGATTATGTTTGAAACAAGATAATTATATGAGTTTTAGCGTTGTTGCTGGGTTTTTCTTAGGTCTTATTATTTCTATTTTGAAATTTAATACACCAGAGTTAATTATACTAGGAACTATTGTATGCACTATTGTTTTGTATTTGATTGTCACTTGTTGTGCTTCATTTTATATGATGTTTCTTGATTATAGTCAAACAAAACTAAATAGAGATAAAATAGATTCTACTCTTAATTACTATTGTAATGAATTTGACAAGAAAGAAAAGGAAGTTCTTGGTGTTAGACAATATCTAAAGCATAGCATTGATACACTCAATGAAAATAATGAGAAATAGCAATGAAACAACAAAATGATTACAATATAGAGTTGAAGCATTCACAAGATGCCTTAGTATTGCAGTATATGCCAGCATTGCGTGCAATGGCTTTTAGATTAAAAGAGAGACTTCCTAGCTCAATTGATATTAATGATTTGATATCAATTGGAACAGAAGAGATGATAAAGCTAGCAAGAAGATATGATGATTCTATAAATGATTCATTTTGGGGCTATGCAAAGACAAGAGTTTATGGCTCTATGCTTGATTATTTGAGAAATTTAGACATTATATCTAGATCAAATAGAAAGCTAATAAAATTGATTGATAAAGAAGTCTCAAAATATTTTAATGAACACGAAGAAGAGCCAAGTGATGAATATTTAGCACAAGTTTTAAATGAAGATATCAAAAAAATAAAAGAAGCTAAAATTGCATCAGATTTTTATACTCTTATTCCACTTGATGAACAATACAATGCGATACAAGGTGAGAATTCTATAAGTAAAATAGAAAAAGAAGAATTAGTTAGTCTAATACAAGATATTCTCTCTAGCTTATCAAAGAGAGAACAAATGATTATACAGCTATATTATTTTGATGAATTATCATTAGGTGAAATTAGCTCAATTTTAAATATAACAATCTCTAGAATCTCACAAATACATAAAGAAGTGATAAAAAAAATACGACTTCGCATAGGAGATATAAATGGCTGATATTTTAAGCCAAGAAGAGATTGATGCTTTACTTGAAGTTGTTGATGATGAGGGTGAAGATAATGCGAACTTGGAAAATAATGAGATTTTTAATCGCAAGCAAGTTACTTTATATGATTTTAAAAGACCAAATAGAGTAAGCAAAGAGCAACTAAGGGCATTTCGTGGAATCCACGATAAAATGGCTAGGAATTTAAGCAGTCAAATATCTGCTATTATGCGAAGTATAGTAGAGATTCAGCTTCATAGTGTGGATCAAATGACTTATGGTGAGTTTTTGATGAGCTTACCTAGCCCAACTAGCTTTAATGTATTTTCAATGAAGCCACTTGATGGAAGTGGAGTATTAGAAATCAATCCTAGCATTGCATTTCCTATGATAGATAGATTGCTTGGTGGAAATGGTGAGCCATACGAAAATACAAGAGATTTTAGCGATATTGAATTAAGTTTGCTTGATACGATTTTACGGCATATTATGCAGAATCTAAAAGAAGCATGGGCGCCTATAACAGAAATATTTCCTAGCATTGATGCAAAAGAATCTTCACCAAGTGTAATACAAATAGTCGCACAAAATGAAATTGTAATCATGGTTGTTATGGAGATTATTATTGGGCATAGCAATGGAATGATGAATATTTGTTATCCTGTCATCTCACTAGAATCTATACTCTCAAGACTTGCAAGTAGAGATTTTATGCTAAGTGAAACGAGCTCTAAAAAAAGTAGAAATAAAGAATTACAAGTTCTAATTGGTGGTGCTGTTGTAAATGTATCAGCTATACTTGGTAGTGCAAGATTGAGCATGAAAGAAATACTTGATTTAAAAGCTGGTGATATAATAAGATTAGATAGAGTTGCTGATGATATGGTAGTAGTCAATATAGATGATAGAGATAAATATATAGGTGAAATTGGACTACAAAGATATAGAAAAACTATAAAGATAAAAGATGTAATTACAACTGAAAAAGATAAAGTAAGAGAAGTGCTAGAAATGTTAGAAAATAATAGAAAACATAGAGCAGAAAATATCAAAGAAGAGGAAGATATAAAATGACAAATTTTATAAATCTCATTCAAAATGAAGCTATTTCGACAATAGAAGGGCTTACTGGACAAAAACCAAGTATAAAATATAGTAATACAGCACAGGCAAATAATCTTAATATTGATGGCTCATTTGCATTTATTGAGCTTGAAAATAATAATAATGCAAAGATAGCTATTGTAGTGCCTAGTATTATTGCTACTGCATTGCCTGATTTGATGCTTGGTGGAGAAGGTGTAAGCAATGATAATATAACTAGCGATGATTTAGATGCAATAAAAGAAGTTTCATCTAATATTTTTGGAGCATTATCTACTACATTAAAAGGTCAAAAAGAATTACCAAAAATGGATTTTAAAGTAGTAGATTCTAAGATTCTTGATACAACAGATACTAGCAACTACAAAGATAGAATATTGTTTGAATTTGATTTAAATAATATTCATTCAAATTTTGTTATTTTGCTTAGTTTTGATATCGTAAATGAACTAAATGGTAAAACAAAGGAGCAAGTGCAATCAGAATCTAAGGTAGAATCTAAAGATGATTTACCAAATCTAAATTCAGCTGAAATTAGAAATATTGGCATGCTTCTTGATGTAAAGATGCAGATAAAAGTTCGAATAGGGCAAAAAAAGATGCTTTTAAAAGATGTAATTGCGATGGATATAGGAAGCGTTATTGAGCTAAATCAGCTTGCAAATGATCCACTTGAGATTCTAGTTGGTGATAAGGTGATAGCAAAAGGTGAAGTTGTCATTATTGATGGTAATTTTGGAGTGCAAATAACTGAAATAGGCACAAAAAAAGAAAGATTAGAGCAATTGAAAATATAGTTTATTTATAAAACTATATAATTGTTTAAATCATCTAAAAAATAGGATAAATTAAATAGGCGACATGGTTAATTTATTATTGGAATATTAATTATAATTGCAATTGCTACATTTATAATCACTACTTATAACAAACTTGTAATGTTTTTGAATCGCTCACAAAATGCATTTTCTCAAATCGATGTGCAACTTAAAAGAAGATATGATTTGATACCAAATTTAGTAGAAGTTGCAAAGAAATATATGAAGCATGAAGAAGAAACATTGATAAAAGAGAAGCTATAAATGAAGCAAAAAGTATATTAGATTCTGTTGCAAAAGATGCTAGCAATGTAAAAATAAATCAGCTAGGTAAAGCAGAAAGCTTTTTAGAATCTGCCTTAGGTAAGTTAAATGTCACACTTGAATCTTACCCAGAATTAAAAGCAAACGAAAATATGAAACAGCTAAGCGAGGAGCTAGCTTCAAGCGAAAATAAAATAGCTTTTGCAAGACAAGCATATAATGATAGTGTGATGAATTATAATACTTACAAACAAAGTTTTCCTGCAAATATGGTTGCTTCATATTTTAAGAGATTTAAAAAAGACTTGCTTTTATTGACATTTAATGAAAGTAGCGAAAAATTAAACGAAACACCAAAGATTAGTTTTTAATGTGGGTCTAATTTTTGTCGTAATCATTGCATACTTTATTAATATTTTTAAATTATCAAAAAATAGTATAAATAATATCGCAAAGGAATTAAATGCAGAAGAATTATCAAAAAATAATGTGATAGCAAATGAAGAGATTTTATTAAATATAGTAGAAGAAATGGCTATTGCATCACAGATGAAAATGCCAAATCTTTGTAATAAGAGATGAAACTAGTATAAATGCAATGTGCAGTGGAGAATGTCTAGGCACATACAAGGAGAGATTTGCTATTTTTGTGACACAAGGCGCACTTGATTCTTTTAATAGAGATGAATTGCAAGGTGTAATTGGACATGAATTTTCACATATTTTTCATGATGATGTAGAACTAAATATGAAGCTTATTTCAATTATATTTGCAATGAATTGTATTAGTATGATTGGACATTCTATGCTTAAAGGTGCTTTTAAAAATACCAGCAGGAGCAGCAAGAATAAATCTGAAGGTAAAGTAGCTATATTGGTATTATTATTGATGATTATTCTAATTGGCTTTATAGGAAGCATATTTTCACAAATAATTCAAAGTGCAATCTCAAGGTAAAAAGAATTTCTAGCTGACGCCTCAAGCGTGCAATATACAAGGAATCCAGATGGTATAAAAAATGCATTGCGAAAGATTGGGAAATATGCAACACAAGAGCAAAAAAATCAATCTCACATTAGTAATAAAAATGCTACACCTTATGCACATATGTTTTTCTTGTCTAGTTTTTCTACTTTGTTTGCTACGCACCCAAGTATAAAAGAGAGACTTAAACGACTACAAAATATAAAGCTTTAATGATAAGAATCTTTTTATTTTTATAAAAATATTAAATTATTTTGCTTTAGCATAGATTATTAGATAATTTTCTACATAAACACAAATATCCATAACTTTAGAGTGCATTTGTGTTAGATTCTGCAAATAATATTTGTGACCTTATAATTACATTTTAAATTTTTGCTAGAATAGCGCCTTTATACAAATTAAAAGGATATTATTTGAAAAAAGTTGCATTACTTATGAGTGGCGGTGTAGATAGTTCATATAGTGCGTATTTATTAAAGAAAGAATATAAAGTAAAAGGATTCTACCTAAAGCTTCATAATAAGGAAGAAAAACACAATTTTTATATAGAAAAATGCAATAAAGTAGCAAAGGAATTAGGCATTGAATTTAGTGTTATTGATTTGCAAAAAGAGTTTGAAGAGGTAGTTTATAAATATTTTGTAGAATCTTACAAAAATGCACAAACACCAAATCCTTGTGCTATGTGTAATCCGCATATCAAATTTGGTCTAGGATTGCAAAAGGCTCTAGATTCTGATTGTGATTTTATTGCAAGCGGACATTATGCAAGGATAAAAAAAATAGATGGAACAAACTATATACAAGAAGCATTTGACAAGAGTAAAGATCAAAGCTATTTTTTATTTGGAATAAGCAAAGAAGCAAAAGATAGGCTTATTTTTCCACTTGGCAATAAGATAAAAAGTGAACTAAAAAAAGAAGCTTTTAGTGCTATGCCTTGGTTTGGTGAATTAGATGAATATAAAGATTCTCAAGAAATTTGTTTTGTTGATAAGGATTATATAAATACAATAAGCAAAGATATAGAAGTAAATAATATTGGATTTATAAAAGATAAAAATGGCAATATAGTTGGCGAACACAAGGGCTATATGCACTACACAATAGGAAAGCGAAAAGGGCTAAATATAAAAGGCTCTCACAGCCCAAGCTATGTGCTAGATATCAACTCAAGTGATAATGTTGTTATTGTAGGAGAAAAACAAGATTTAAAAAAAAGCAGGGTTATTGCAAAAATAGAATCTCTTGATAATGTAAAAAATGGAATCTATGATATAAAAATACGATATCGCTCAAATGCTATAAAAGCACAAATTGAAATTATTGATAATAAGATTATTGCCAATTTGCTTGAAGATGTTTATGGTGTAGCAAATGGGCAAGCTTTAGTGATTTATAAAGATGACATAGTGCTTGGTGGGGGATTTATAGAATCTTCATATTAAATAAATCTCCAGATAAACCAAGCAAATAAACTTATAAGGACAATAGAGAGAATATTTAAAAATATTCCAACTTTAACCATTTCCATTTGTTTGATATGTCCTGTGCCAAAAACAATGGCATTTGGTGGTGTAGCTACAGGTAGCATAAAAGCACAGCTTGCACCAAAGCCTATTATTAATACCAAAAGTGAAGGTGGCATGCCAACAGCATGTCCAACACTACCAAATATAGGCACTAAAAGTGCGGCGCTTGCTGTGTTACTAGTAAATTCTGTTAGAAAAATGATAAATGTCGCAACTACAATGATAATAACAATCCATGAACTCTTACCAAATAAGGCTACCATTCCATTTGCCATAACTTCGCTTGCTCCAGAATCTTTTAATATAGCACTTAGTGCCAATCCGCCACCAAATAATAATAAAACTCCCCATTCTGTGTTTTTTTGGATTTGTTCCCAAGAGGCTGTTTTTGTAAATCCAATAGCAATGACTGCAGCAATCGCAATAATAGAATCCATTTCTTTTATGCCACCAAAATATTCACTTATTTTTGTGCTAAAAATCCATGAAATAGCAGTAAGAATGAATATAATAACTACAGATATCGAGTGGAATCCCCAAACAATATTTTCTTTTTTAATCTCAAATGTTGTATTTAATTTTGGTTTTAAAACCAAATACATCAAAAATATGCAAGAAGGAAGCATGACAATCATAAATGGAATACCAAGTTTCATCCAAGAAAAGAAATCAATATTTAATTCTGCTGCGGCTATTGCATTTGGTGGAGAGCCAACTATAGTTCCAAATCCACCGATACCAGCACTATATGCGATACCTAACAATACAAAAACAAAAGTATTTCGATCGCTTTTTGCATCTAGGTTTGATAAGATTCCAAGCCCAAGTGGTAGCATAATAGCTGCGGTTGCAGTATTGCTAATCCACATAGATAAAAGTGCAGTAGCAATAAATAGCATAATTACTGCAAGCCATAGTTTTCCTTTTGCAATACCTATCATTCTATTTGCAATAAATCTATCAATCCCTTGAATATGCAAAGCTGTAGCTAGTGCGAATCCACCAAAAAATAGAAATATTATAGGGTTTGCAAATGATTTTAGTGCATTTGTTGTATCTAATAATCCCAATGCAACCGCAATCAAAGGAATCAATAATGCAGTTATTGTTACATGAATAGCTTCTGTAAGCCACAAGATTCCAATAAATACCAATAGGCAGATTCCAGCATTTGCATTAGAATCAAATGGTAAAAAATTATATAAAATAAAAAATAAAATAATATCTATGATGATTACACCAAGAGCCCATTTTGAAGGGTGGGTGCTAATAGCAGGACTAAGAGGAGTTATATCCATGAATTATACCTTTTTGAAATATTCTTTTTAAACCTGTTTCAATTATAACAAAAATAAAAATTAGAAAAATATTTAAATAATTTTGTTGTATTCTTATCGTATGTTTATTTCTTAATTTACTCAAATATCAATTTTTATACATATTAAGAATGCTAATAAATAATTTTTATCATGTTTTTAAGAATCTTATTATTACAATATGCACTTAAAATTGATTATTGCATATTTGAGTCTCAAATTATTTATTTTAGAAAATTCAAGGAAAATTTATGGATCATAGAAAATATAAAAGAGGCTATTTTATGCCTCCTGTGCAGTCTTTGGAGTGGTGTAAAAAAGAATATATAGAATCTGCACCTATTTGGTGTAGCGTTGATTTGCGTGATGGAAATCAAGCATTAATCACTCCTATGAATCTAGAAGAAAAGATTGAATTTTTTAAACTGCTAGTAAAGATTGGATTTAAAGAAATAGAAGTAGGATTCCCAGCAGCAAGCAATACAGAATATAATTTTTTGCGAGAATTGATTGAAAATGATTTAGTGCCAGATGATGTTTGCTTACAGGTGCTTACACAAGCAAGAGAGCATATAATAAAAAAGACTTTTGATAGCCTAGAGGGTTGTAAAAATGCAATAGTGCATTTTTACAATTCTACTTCTTATGCGCAAAGAGAGCAAGTTTTTAGAAAATCAAAAGATGAGATAAAACAAATCGCAATAAATGGTGCAAAAATAGTAAAAGATTGTGCTAAAAATACAAAAGGAAATTTTAGATTTGAATATTCTCCAGAAAGTTTTAGTGGGACAGAGATTGATTATGCACTTGAAGTTTGCAATAGTGTTATAGACATTTTTGAACCTACAAAAGATAGTAAGCTTATTATCAACCTTCCTTTAACCGTTGAAATGAGCTTACCACATATCTATGCAAGTCAAATTGAGTATATGTCAAATAATTTACATAATAGAGAAAATATAATAATCTCTCTTCACCCTCACAATGATAGAGGTTGTGCTGTAGCTGATGCGGAATTAGGCATTCTTGCTGGAGGAGATAGGATTGAGGGCACACTTTTTGGTAATGGTGAGCGAACAGGAAATGTAGATATTATCACTCTTGCTATGAATTTATATTCTCATGGAGTAAATCCAAATCTTGATTTTAGCGATATTCCTTCAATTTGTGCTTTATATGAAAAAGTGACCAAAATGCCAGTATATGAAAGACAACCATATTCTGGAAAGCTTGTATTTGCAGCATTTTCTGGCTCTCATCAAGATGCTATTGCTAAAGGAATGGCATATCACAAAGAAAAGAATCTCAAAACTTGGAGTGTGCCATATTTACCAATTGATCCAAAAGATGTTGGTAGAGAATATGAAAGCGATGTAATAAGAATAAATTCTCAAAGTGGAAAAGGTGGCATTGCCTATGTGCTGTATAATCATTATGGTATTGATTTGCCTATGCATTTTAGAGAGGCTTTTTCATATTATGTCAAAAATATATCTGATGAAATGAATAAAGAATTAAGCCCAAAAGAGATTTGTGATATTTTTCAAAATGACTTTGTGAATCTTTCATCTTATTTAAAGGTGCTTGATTTTGTCTTTAAAGACACAGATAATAATATCAATATAGCACTAAATGTAGAATACAAACACCAATCTTTTAATATTACAAGTAGTGGAAATGGGCGTCTAGATTCTGTTGCAAATGCATTGCGTGAAATTTTGGACTTTAAGTTTGATATCATAGATTATAGTGAGCATTCATTAAGTAAAGGATCTAGCTCTAAGGCTATTTCGTATGTTTATATAGTAAGTGATGAAAAAAAATATTTTGGTGTAGGAATTGATACAGATATCATAAAAGCTTCAGTCTATGGTCTTATAAGTGCTATCAATCATATATTAAAAAGTTTAAAAGGGGCATGATATGGGAATGACAATGAGTCAAAAGATATTGGCAGATAGGGCAGGTTTGGATTCTGTAAAAGTAGGTGATTTAATCATTGCAAAGATTGATATGGTTTTAGGAAATGATATTACCACACCTGTAGCAATCAATGCTTTTAAAAGTGCAAATTTCAATAAAGTATTTGACAAAGAAAAAATTTCGCTTGTTATGGATCATTTTGCACCAAATAAAGATATAAAGGCTGCTACACAAAGTGCGCAGTGTAGATGTTTTGCAAATGATTTTGATATAAAACATTATTACGATGTTGGAAATATGGGCGTAGAACATGCACTTTTACCAGAGCAAGGAATAGTGACCATTGGAGATTTAATCATTGGCGCAGATTCTCATACTTGCACTTATGGGGCACTTGGAGCATTTTCTACTGGAGTTGGCTCAACAGATATGGCTATTGGTATGGCAAAAGGTGAAGCTTGGTTTAAAGTGCCATCTGCCATTAGATTCAATCTAAAAGG encodes:
- the leuA gene encoding 2-isopropylmalate synthase, encoding MDHRKYKRGYFMPPVQSLEWCKKEYIESAPIWCSVDLRDGNQALITPMNLEEKIEFFKLLVKIGFKEIEVGFPAASNTEYNFLRELIENDLVPDDVCLQVLTQAREHIIKKTFDSLEGCKNAIVHFYNSTSYAQREQVFRKSKDEIKQIAINGAKIVKDCAKNTKGNFRFEYSPESFSGTEIDYALEVCNSVIDIFEPTKDSKLIINLPLTVEMSLPHIYASQIEYMSNNLHNRENIIISLHPHNDRGCAVADAELGILAGGDRIEGTLFGNGERTGNVDIITLAMNLYSHGVNPNLDFSDIPSICALYEKVTKMPVYERQPYSGKLVFAAFSGSHQDAIAKGMAYHKEKNLKTWSVPYLPIDPKDVGREYESDVIRINSQSGKGGIAYVLYNHYGIDLPMHFREAFSYYVKNISDEMNKELSPKEICDIFQNDFVNLSSYLKVLDFVFKDTDNNINIALNVEYKHQSFNITSSGNGRLDSVANALREILDFKFDIIDYSEHSLSKGSSSKAISYVYIVSDEKKYFGVGIDTDIIKASVYGLISAINHILKSLKGA